The DNA sequence TCGATAAAATCCCGTGCCTGGTCAACGGTTAACGCCTGGTTTAGATCTACTGCCAGTTGAATGTTATTGCCCAGCGCTATTCTAACCTTTTCGATGCGTTTTACATCCTGCTGGAGATGGCTGGCAAAATCGCCCCCCGCTTTTATCTTGATAACAGAATAGCCTTTTTCCTTGTAGCTTAAGCATTCTTCAATCAGTTCGGTGTCGGAAAGAGCCGTGCTTCCTCCGGAGGCGTATACCATGGCCCAGCTTCTTTCAGCACCAAGGTATCGGTGCAGGGGTTTGCCGGCCCGTCGGGAGGCGATATCGTAAAATACTCTGTCCAGATAGCCCAGCGCCCTTGCCGCCTCTCCCCTGAAGCCCTCGTTGCGAATACGCCAGAACATTTTTTTGTAGATATCGGGATAGGAGGAATTGTGTGATTCGAGTAATACGGGAAGAAGGTATTTTTTGAAAAAGGGAAAGCATGACACCGGATACTCGATTTCACCCGTAAACCCGCTGTCGTCCACCAACGTAAGAACAGTGGTTTCATATGAGCTAAAAGGTCCCATGGTAGAATCGTAGAAAGGTTTCGGGAATACGATGGGTTTTAATATCCTGCAACTGATCTCTTTAATGGAAAAAGTTTCACAAAGGATAGCTTCGGTATGCATGATTATATATTAAGTGTTTTATCTATGTTTTCAAGCAAAGACTGATCAAGCGGTCCTTTCCTGATATCCTTTAAGGTGGTTTGCAGTTGAATAAGACTATCGGGGCCAATGACCATTCTGTCAATGTTTTCACTGAAGGCCA is a window from the Anseongella ginsenosidimutans genome containing:
- a CDS encoding mandelate racemase/muconate lactonizing enzyme family protein — its product is MHTEAILCETFSIKEISCRILKPIVFPKPFYDSTMGPFSSYETTVLTLVDDSGFTGEIEYPVSCFPFFKKYLLPVLLESHNSSYPDIYKKMFWRIRNEGFRGEAARALGYLDRVFYDIASRRAGKPLHRYLGAERSWAMVYASGGSTALSDTELIEECLSYKEKGYSVIKIKAGGDFASHLQQDVKRIEKVRIALGNNIQLAVDLNQALTVDQARDFIEQIADLDIYWLEEPIHSADILGMSALTETTNMCLSFGESERLAHPFHLMLNAGIRHFQPVANSMISIAEFKAVCYLAASHGLMLSCGSFPNVNAQLIATLGEDAMCEYLIPYLKPMDPYFKVQPSVSNGKIILPEIEGISIRFDWDRIKKENMIRDSVVWKPKR